From Streptomyces sp. NBC_00683, one genomic window encodes:
- the dxr gene encoding 1-deoxy-D-xylulose-5-phosphate reductoisomerase yields the protein MGGMSDSPVPLADPHLVFDAADGRRDLVILGSTGSIGTQAIDLVLRNPDRFRVTALSAAGGRVELLAEQARQLRVRTVAVAAEDKVPALREALRASYGAGEPLPEILAGPGAAAELAASDCHTVLNGITGSIGLAPTLAALKAGRTLALANKESLIVGGPLVKALAAPGQIIPVDSEHAALFQALAAGKRADVRKLVVTASGGPFRGRTRSELAGVTREQALAHPTWAMGPVITVNSATLVNKGLEVIEAHLLYDIPFDRIEVVVHPQSYVHSMVEFTDGSTLAQATPPDMRGPIAIGLGWPERIPDAAPAFDWTRASSWEFFPLDTEAFPSVGLARHVGALGGTAPAVFNAANEECVDAFLAGRLPFNGIMDTVTAVVAEHGTPATGTSLDVADVLEAETWARSRARELSAKATAEAHA from the coding sequence ATGGGGGGCATGAGCGACAGCCCCGTACCCCTCGCCGATCCGCATCTCGTATTCGACGCCGCGGACGGCCGCCGGGATCTCGTGATCCTCGGCTCCACCGGGTCCATCGGCACGCAGGCCATCGACCTCGTGCTGCGCAACCCCGACCGCTTCCGTGTCACGGCGCTGTCCGCCGCGGGCGGCCGGGTCGAGCTCCTCGCCGAGCAGGCGCGGCAGCTGCGGGTGCGTACGGTCGCGGTCGCCGCCGAGGACAAGGTGCCCGCGCTGCGCGAGGCCCTGCGCGCGAGTTACGGGGCGGGCGAGCCGCTCCCCGAGATCCTGGCCGGGCCCGGGGCCGCGGCCGAGCTCGCCGCGAGCGACTGCCACACCGTGCTGAACGGGATCACCGGCTCCATCGGCCTGGCCCCCACGCTCGCCGCGCTGAAGGCCGGGCGCACGCTCGCCCTCGCCAACAAGGAGTCGCTGATCGTCGGCGGCCCGCTCGTGAAGGCCCTCGCGGCTCCCGGCCAGATCATCCCGGTCGACTCCGAGCACGCCGCGCTCTTCCAGGCGCTCGCCGCCGGAAAGCGCGCCGACGTGCGCAAGCTCGTCGTGACCGCCTCCGGCGGACCGTTCCGCGGACGCACGAGGAGCGAGCTCGCCGGTGTCACCCGCGAGCAGGCCCTCGCGCACCCGACCTGGGCCATGGGCCCGGTCATCACGGTCAACTCGGCGACGCTGGTCAACAAGGGCCTGGAAGTCATCGAGGCGCATCTCCTCTACGACATTCCGTTCGACCGGATCGAGGTCGTGGTCCACCCCCAGTCGTACGTTCACTCGATGGTGGAGTTCACCGACGGCTCCACCCTCGCGCAGGCGACCCCGCCCGACATGCGGGGCCCGATCGCCATCGGGCTCGGCTGGCCCGAGCGGATCCCGGACGCGGCCCCCGCCTTCGACTGGACGAGGGCCTCCAGCTGGGAGTTCTTCCCGCTGGACACCGAGGCGTTCCCGTCCGTCGGGCTCGCCCGCCACGTCGGCGCCCTGGGCGGCACCGCCCCGGCGGTGTTCAACGCCGCCAACGAGGAGTGCGTGGACGCATTCCTGGCAGGACGGCTGCCCTTCAACGGCATCATGGATACGGTCACCGCAGTGGTCGCCGAACACGGCACCCCTGCCACGGGAACTTCACTCGACGTCGCGGACGTCCTCGAGGCGGAGACCTGGGCCCGTTCCCGGGCCAGGGAACTCTCGGCGAAAGCGACAGCGGAGGCGCACGCATGA
- a CDS encoding nucleotidyltransferase domain-containing protein has protein sequence MMSRSDVLSTLSLLRRAGADVVIAGGWGIDALLGEETREHRDLDLLHVLEQEPAVVAALTSAGYAETLDWRPARFVLSHPSGLEIDLHPLEFAADGSAVQSSLDPAEPFRYPASCFVTGTIGTTTVRCISAEQQVLFHQGYEPADRDVRDMALLRKKFGIDTRI, from the coding sequence ATGATGTCCCGGAGCGATGTTCTGTCCACCCTGTCCCTGCTCCGACGGGCCGGGGCCGACGTGGTGATCGCGGGAGGCTGGGGCATCGACGCCCTGCTCGGCGAGGAGACCCGCGAGCACCGGGACCTCGACCTCCTGCACGTCCTGGAGCAGGAGCCCGCCGTCGTCGCGGCCCTGACCTCGGCCGGCTACGCCGAGACACTCGACTGGCGGCCCGCACGCTTCGTCCTCAGCCACCCCTCCGGGCTCGAGATCGACCTGCATCCGCTGGAGTTCGCCGCCGACGGCTCCGCGGTGCAGTCCTCGCTCGATCCGGCCGAGCCCTTTCGCTACCCCGCTTCCTGCTTCGTCACCGGCACCATCGGCACGACCACCGTGCGCTGCATCTCCGCGGAGCAGCAGGTGCTGTTCCACCAGGGGTACGAACCGGCCGACCGTGACGTCCGGGACATGGCGCTGCTGAGGAAGAAGTTCGGCATCGATACGCGAATCTGA
- the aroA gene encoding 3-phosphoshikimate 1-carboxyvinyltransferase: protein MTVIHIPGSKSVTARALFLAAAADGTTTLLRPLRSDDTEGFTEGLTRLGYGVTREPDRWRIEGRPSGPAVTEAEVHCRDGATTARFLPTLAAAAASGTYRFDASAQMRRRPLAPLTEALRALGVDLRHEGAEGHHPLRIEASGVKGGELTLDAGESSQYLTALLMLGPLTAEGLRIDVTELVSAPYIEITLSMMRSFGVEVAREGNTFSVPPSGYRATTYAVEPDASTASYFFAAAALTGREVTVPGLGTEALQGDLRFTDVLRRMGAEVRTTADATTVRSTGTLRGLTVNMRDISDTMPTLAAIAPFASSPVRIEDVANTRVKECDRLEACAANLRRMGITVHTGHDWIEIHPGTPRATEIATHGDHRIVMSFAVAGLRAPGMSYDDPGCVRKTFPEFHEVFAEFAADGAG from the coding sequence GTGACCGTCATCCACATCCCCGGCTCCAAGTCCGTCACCGCCCGCGCCCTGTTCCTGGCCGCCGCGGCGGACGGCACCACCACCCTCCTGAGGCCCCTGCGCTCGGACGACACCGAAGGGTTCACCGAGGGGCTGACCCGCCTCGGATACGGGGTGACGCGCGAGCCGGACCGCTGGCGCATCGAGGGCCGCCCCTCCGGTCCCGCCGTCACCGAGGCAGAGGTCCACTGCCGCGACGGGGCAACCACCGCACGCTTCCTGCCGACGCTGGCCGCCGCCGCGGCCTCCGGCACCTACCGCTTCGACGCCTCCGCGCAGATGCGCCGGCGCCCCCTCGCCCCGCTCACCGAGGCCCTGCGCGCCCTCGGCGTCGACCTGCGCCACGAGGGCGCGGAGGGCCACCACCCGCTCCGCATCGAGGCGTCGGGGGTCAAGGGCGGTGAACTGACGCTGGACGCGGGGGAGTCGTCCCAGTACCTCACCGCCCTGCTCATGCTCGGACCGCTCACCGCCGAAGGGCTGCGGATCGACGTCACGGAGCTCGTGTCGGCGCCGTACATCGAGATCACCCTCTCGATGATGCGCAGCTTCGGCGTCGAGGTCGCCCGGGAGGGGAACACGTTCAGCGTCCCCCCGAGCGGCTACCGCGCCACCACGTACGCCGTCGAGCCCGACGCGTCCACCGCGAGCTACTTCTTCGCGGCCGCGGCTCTCACCGGCCGTGAGGTCACCGTTCCCGGTCTCGGGACGGAAGCGCTCCAGGGCGACCTGCGCTTCACCGACGTCCTGCGCCGCATGGGCGCCGAGGTGCGGACCACGGCCGACGCGACGACGGTCCGGTCCACCGGCACCCTGCGCGGTCTCACCGTCAACATGCGCGACATCTCCGACACGATGCCCACCCTGGCCGCGATCGCGCCGTTCGCCTCGTCGCCCGTACGGATCGAGGACGTCGCCAACACCCGGGTGAAGGAGTGCGACCGGCTGGAGGCGTGCGCGGCGAACCTGCGGCGGATGGGGATCACCGTGCACACCGGACACGACTGGATCGAGATCCACCCCGGCACCCCCCGTGCCACGGAGATCGCCACCCACGGCGACCACCGGATCGTGATGTCGTTCGCGGTCGCGGGGCTGCGCGCGCCCGGGATGAGTTACGACGACCCCGGCTGTGTACGCAAGACGTTCCCCGAATTCCACGAGGTGTTCGCGGAGTTCGCGGCAGACGGCGCCGGCTGA
- a CDS encoding acyl-CoA dehydrogenase family protein: MSAPSDIPQAPKVTEREARQVAEAAREQDWRKPSFAKELFLGRFRLDLIHPHPLPAADDVRRGEAFLARLREFCETGIDGALIEREARIPDEVVNGLKELGALGMKIEPKYGGLGLTQVYYNKALALVGSASPSLGALLSAHQSIGVPQPLKMFGTQEQKDAFLPRLASTDISAFLLTEPDVGSDPARLATSAVPDGDDYVLDGVKLWTTNGVVADLLVVMARVPESEGHKGGITAFVVEADSEGITVEHRNAFMGLRGIENGVTRFHRVRVPAANRIGPEGAGLKIALTTLNTGRLSLPAMCVGVGKWSLKIAREWTAVREQWGRPVARHEAVGAKISFIAATTFALEAVVDLSSQMADENRNDIRIEAALAKLYGSEMGWLISDELVQIRGGRGFETADSLAARGERAVPAEQMLRDMRINRIFEGSTEIMHLLIAREAVDAHLKVAGDIIDPDKPLSAKAKAGANAAGFYARWLPKLVSGPGQLPSAYSEFKVPGHPDLSAHLRYVERSARKLARSTFYAMSRWQGRMETKQGFLGRIVDIGAELFAMSAACVRAEHLRVNGDHGREAYQLADVFCRQSRIRVEELFTRLWSNTDDIDRRVVDGVLSGTYTWLEEGVIDPSGDGPWIADATPGPATGENVHRPIR, from the coding sequence ATGTCCGCCCCATCCGACATTCCCCAGGCCCCCAAGGTCACCGAGCGTGAAGCACGGCAGGTGGCCGAGGCCGCCCGCGAACAGGACTGGCGCAAGCCGAGCTTCGCCAAGGAACTCTTCCTCGGTCGCTTCCGGCTGGACCTGATCCATCCGCACCCCCTGCCCGCCGCAGACGACGTACGGCGCGGCGAGGCCTTCCTCGCCCGGCTGCGCGAGTTCTGCGAGACCGGGATCGACGGGGCGCTCATCGAGAGGGAGGCCAGGATCCCCGACGAGGTCGTCAACGGCCTCAAGGAACTCGGCGCCCTCGGTATGAAGATCGAGCCCAAGTACGGCGGCCTGGGACTGACCCAGGTCTACTACAACAAGGCGCTCGCCCTGGTCGGTTCCGCCAGCCCCTCGCTCGGCGCGCTGCTCTCCGCCCACCAGTCCATCGGCGTACCGCAGCCGCTGAAGATGTTCGGCACCCAGGAGCAGAAGGACGCCTTCCTGCCCCGCCTGGCCAGTACGGACATCTCCGCGTTCCTCCTCACCGAACCCGACGTGGGCTCCGACCCGGCGAGGCTCGCGACCTCGGCCGTTCCCGACGGCGACGACTACGTCCTGGACGGCGTGAAGCTCTGGACGACCAACGGCGTCGTCGCCGACCTGCTCGTCGTGATGGCCCGCGTCCCGGAGTCCGAGGGCCACAAGGGCGGCATCACGGCCTTCGTCGTCGAGGCGGACTCCGAGGGCATCACCGTCGAGCACCGCAACGCCTTCATGGGCCTGCGTGGCATCGAGAACGGGGTGACCCGCTTCCACCGGGTCCGCGTGCCCGCCGCCAACCGGATCGGCCCCGAGGGCGCGGGGCTCAAGATCGCCCTGACCACGCTCAACACCGGACGCCTCTCGCTGCCCGCCATGTGCGTGGGCGTCGGGAAGTGGTCGCTGAAGATCGCCCGCGAATGGACGGCCGTGCGCGAGCAGTGGGGCCGGCCGGTCGCCCGGCACGAAGCGGTCGGCGCGAAGATCTCCTTCATCGCCGCCACCACGTTCGCGCTGGAGGCGGTCGTCGACCTCTCCTCGCAGATGGCCGACGAGAACCGCAACGACATCCGGATCGAAGCCGCACTGGCCAAGCTGTACGGCTCCGAGATGGGCTGGCTGATCTCCGACGAACTGGTCCAGATCCGCGGCGGGCGCGGCTTCGAGACCGCCGATTCGCTCGCGGCCCGCGGCGAACGCGCCGTCCCCGCCGAGCAGATGCTCCGCGACATGAGGATCAACCGGATCTTCGAGGGCTCCACGGAGATCATGCACCTGCTGATCGCCCGCGAGGCCGTCGACGCCCACCTCAAGGTCGCCGGCGACATCATCGACCCCGACAAGCCCCTCTCGGCCAAGGCGAAGGCGGGCGCCAACGCGGCGGGGTTCTACGCACGGTGGCTGCCGAAGCTCGTCAGCGGGCCGGGGCAGCTCCCCAGCGCGTACAGCGAGTTCAAGGTCCCGGGGCACCCGGACCTCTCCGCCCACCTCCGGTACGTCGAACGCTCCGCCCGCAAGCTCGCCCGCTCCACCTTCTACGCGATGTCCCGCTGGCAGGGCCGCATGGAGACCAAGCAGGGCTTCCTCGGCCGGATCGTCGACATCGGCGCCGAACTCTTCGCCATGAGCGCCGCCTGCGTCCGTGCCGAACACCTGCGCGTCAACGGCGACCACGGCCGCGAGGCCTACCAGCTCGCCGACGTCTTCTGCCGGCAGTCCCGCATCCGGGTCGAGGAACTCTTCACCCGGCTGTGGTCCAACACCGACGACATCGACCGGCGTGTGGTCGACGGAGTCCTGTCCGGTACGTACACCTGGCTGGAGGAGGGCGTCATCGACCCCAGCGGCGACGGCCCCTGGATCGCCGACGCCACCCCCGGCCCGGCCACCGGGGAGAACGTCCACCGCCCCATCCGCTGA